AACCGGGATCGAGATAATCGGCTAGAGCGCTATTGACGCTAGAAAATACCGTACAACCACAGGCTAAAGCTTCCAGGGGCGGTAAGCCAAAACCCTCCGTTAAACCGTTTACAGCCCAATATTCAGCCGAATCGTAGAGATAAACCCGACTGCGATTGAATAATCCCACTAAATCCTCTACATAGCTATCTAAAACCTTAACGCGACAGTGGGGACGGAGGGCGGGAACTAGACGATTGAGAAGATACTTTGAGGATTTGCGCCCCTGTACTAGGACATCGATATCCCTTTCTAAGCCTAAATTGAGAAATTCTGAGCCAATTTGATTAGGAAGATGGTAAATCAAAGCATTAGGGGCTTTTTCTCCCCAATACCCCATAGTATTACGGCTAACAGTGATAATTGGTATTTCAGATGGTAAACGGAAGCCGTAACCTGTACTATGGGCATGATAAATGATATTATGCGATCGCAATCTTTGCACCAGTTTAGGAACATCAAAACCCCAGCTAACCACAAAAATACTGTCATCTGAGTTTATTTTCGCGAGTATATCCTCTAAAAAAGGATAATTTAACTCTTTTTGACGATAAGTCACAATCTGGGCGCTACAAATTTGACTAGCCAAATTGACAGTTTTCATTTCTGCCCACAGTCCACCCCCACCAAAAGGAGAAGTAGTACCGGGCAAGAGAAAATAGAGGTTTCTCATCAGGATAATAGAAGTTTTGGTTAAGCGGTAGTCTGGAGACTTGGCTATTCTATACTTAATTATTAGGGTGTGAGGTATCTAAAGGCAATAGTCGATCAACCATAGATATTATTAAGTACCTAAGCAAAATTAATTACACATATCTAACCCCCCCTTGCCTCTTGCCTTTTGCCTTTTGCCTTTCTTCACTAGGAAATTTATTTTGCACGACTACTTAAATTATGTTTGCCACTGATAAATACTTAGAATTATTAAAGCAATATCCTCCTCGTCCTATTGACAATGAGGAAGACTTAGAAATGATGCAGGAGGTTATTAATCGCCTTTTAGACAAACCCCAATTAACGGTAGAAGAAAGGGAATATCTAAATGTTTTAGGGTCTTTAATTTATGATTATGAGGAAAATCAAGAGCCAATACCTGATATTTATGGACTTGAATTGTTGAAATTTATATTAGAGGAAAAAAACCTACAAAAGCAAGATTTGCTATCTATTTTTGAAAGCAAGTCAACCTTGGATAACATTCTTGATGGCCAACAAGAGTTAACTCCTGTCTACATTCAAAAATTAGCCAATTTTTTAAATATATCTCCTGATTTATTTCTTCCTAGTTAGTCACAAAAAATGCGCTAGACAGTTAAGCTTATTTCCTGTCTTAACGCATAGGTTAACG
This portion of the Microcystis aeruginosa NIES-2549 genome encodes:
- a CDS encoding glycosyltransferase, with translation MRNLYFLLPGTTSPFGGGGLWAEMKTVNLASQICSAQIVTYRQKELNYPFLEDILAKINSDDSIFVVSWGFDVPKLVQRLRSHNIIYHAHSTGYGFRLPSEIPIITVSRNTMGYWGEKAPNALIYHLPNQIGSEFLNLGLERDIDVLVQGRKSSKYLLNRLVPALRPHCRVKVLDSYVEDLVGLFNRSRVYLYDSAEYWAVNGLTEGFGLPPLEALACGCTVFSSVNSALADYLDPGFNCQKIGAYSTQYDLERILNYARNFPVNSLPANFLDDYHPEKLIPRFETILREINDFFDIKKRYLADIEGLEPLRLKKLWMQSSLAKLKKKLFK
- a CDS encoding helix-turn-helix domain-containing protein, encoding MFATDKYLELLKQYPPRPIDNEEDLEMMQEVINRLLDKPQLTVEEREYLNVLGSLIYDYEENQEPIPDIYGLELLKFILEEKNLQKQDLLSIFESKSTLDNILDGQQELTPVYIQKLANFLNISPDLFLPS